In the genome of Chryseobacterium sp. 52, the window CGGAACATGGGTTACTATTCCGCTTACGACTCCTTTCCTTTGGGATGGAACAAGTAATTTGGTGATTGCCGTAGATGAAAATGTGACAGGAACATCATGTACCGCCAACTGGGGAAGTTATTCGGCGGGCACAAATAAAGGAATGTTGTACTACAGCACAACGACTAATCCTAATCCTGTAAATCCTCCAACTGCTACAAACAGATATTCTGTTATTCCGATGATTCAGATGACAGGAACTGCTTTGGCAGCTTGTGTAAATACTCCACCAACAAACATTGCAGTAGGTAATGTCTCGGCTACATCTGCAAATGTTTCCTGGACTCCTGTTGCAGGAGCTACCTATATCTTAAGATACCGGTCACTTCCGGGTGGCGCATGGACTACCGTAAATTTAACAACACCTCTTACAAACACGTATACAATTGATAACCTCTTAGAATTTACTCAATATGAAGTGGAGGTAGCAACTGTTTGTGGTACCAATACAGCGGGGGTATTTTCTGCTCCGGTCTCTTTCACTACACCCGGAGTTTCCTGGTGTCCTCATGCTGCACAATACACCAGTGCAACGTACGGTTGGATATCAAATGTTACAGTTAATCCGGTAGGATCTACCTCATTAAATAATACTTCACTACAATCTCAGTATACAGATTATTCTGCCAATCCTGCTTTAGCGCTAACCTTGGCCAGAAATACTCAAAATAATTCTATTTCAGTTGGAAAAACATGGACAGGTACTCAATACGCCAATTACACCAATGTCTGGATCGATTTTGACAGAAACGGAATTTTCGACACTTCAGAATTAGTCTACACCAGCGGATCGAATGCTACTTCACCAGTGACGGGAACATTCAGTGTTCCGGCAGTAACTTATAACGGACCAAACTCTACCAGAATGAGGGTTGTGGTATCTTATGCAGCAGCGGCAGGGGCATGTTCCGGAAATACCTATGGTGAAGTTGAAGATTATGCAGTGAAATTCATCGATTTACAACCATGTAGCACAACGGCACCGTTGCCCACGGTTTCTGGTATGACATCAAATACAGCGTATGTTTCATGGATTCCTACCGCTAATGCAACCTATAGAATAAGATGGAGACAACAGGGTACGGCCTCTTGGGTTCAGCCCACCGCACCTTTGGGTTATTTAGAATTACCTGCAGGACAAAGTTTTTATACTATCACGGGTCTCCTGGAACAGACTTCTTATGAAGTACAAATTCAGGCAAAGTGCGGAACTATTTGGGGTGCTTTTGGCGCAACCGTTAATTTTACAACACCTTCTTTGACGTACTGTAACATGACAGGAACAGGTACCAATGATTATATTTCGAATGTAAAAGTTACACCTGTGAACTTTCCTTTAATGGATAATACTTCTTTGCAGACTAATTATATCAGTTATAATTCTCCTGCAACATTGATTAATCTCGAAATAGGTTCTTCAGGAAATCAATTGTCCGTTTCAAAATCTTGGCTAACTACAACTTATGCTGATGCTGTAGACGTTTATATAGACTGGAACAGAGATGGAATATTTGCAGCTACTGAGAAAATAATGACTTCTGCATCAAGTACTACAACTCCGGTTACAACTACTTTCAGTGTTCCTGGAACCGGAGTTTACACGGGGCCCTATACTACCACAATGAGAGTTATTCTTAAAAGAGCAAGCGCTTCGGTAATGTGTGTAGATCCTGTGAATGGCGAAGTAGAAGATTATGCAGTAAAATTGAGACCTTGCAGCAATGCAACACCCACAAATGTAACGATCAATCCGATTACACATAATTCAGCGACGATTAACTGGACGGCAGCTGCAAACAACAACTCATTCCTTTTAGAATACAGAGAAGTAACAAATCCTGTCTCAGCATGGACTGTCATCAATGCATCTGCTTTAGCAGGTAATCCTCCGGTTGTTATCAATGGTTTAACGCCGGCAACGACGTACGAAGTTAGAATTGCAGCAGTCTGTGGAAGTGGTGGAGCAGGAGCTTATACTCCAATTAAAATATTTACGACAAGATGTGATCCTACACCTCCAAATGTTATAATTTCAAATGTTACTTCAACATCTGCGATCGTTACCTGGAACCCAATTGTTCCCAGCGCAACTTACATCATCAGATACAGGCCGGTAGGTTCTGCAACCTGGATTTCAGTTCCGGCACCGGCTCTTCCTGCAAACTCTATCACACTTACAGGTTTGTCTTCTTATGTAATGTATGAAGTGCAGGTAGCAAATATTTGTGCAGGTGAAACTACGCCAAACCCTTGGTCTAATCCTCAGGTATTTACCACAATACGAGTTTGTGAGATTCTGCCTCCGGGATTGACGATTACTACATTAACTCCTGCAAGTGCTGAGGTTGTTTGGGATGCTTATACCGGAACTGGAGCTACCAACCAATATATTTTAAGGTACAGAAAAGTGGGTATTCCTAGCTGGACGACTGTGATGGTTAATACAAACACTTATACAATAACAGGATTACTGGAATTAACGAAATATGAAATGCAGGTTGCGAATGTCTGTACAGGAACTCCCGGAAACTTTACACCTCCATATTATTTTACAGCACCAACAGTGGTTTACTGTACAATGACCGCAGCCAATTCTGCGACTGAGTTTATTTCGAAAGTAACAGCTACGCCAACTGGTAAGCCACAAATGATCAATATCACCCCTGCATCGAATTATTCAGACTTTACGGGTACACCTTCGACGCTTATTGAAATGATTCAAGGATCAAATGGTAACCAGATTACAATTGATAAGACATTAAGCAATGGCGATAAAGCTGGAGTAGCAGTTTGGATCGACTTTAACAGAAACGGATATTTCGATATCAATGAAAGGATTTTGGCGGACGGTTCCAACACTAATCCTACAGCAAGTGCTGCATTCAGTGTTCCTGCTGATGCATTTGTGAGCATGACAGATTATAAATATGTTGTAATGAGAGTAGCAATGCAGAAAGACGGAATTCCTGTAAACTGTACAAACTTTGCCAATGGTGAAGTTGAAGACTATACGGTGAGAATTTCTAAAGTTCCTGTAATCAATTCTCTTAACCAGAATGATATTATGATTTATCCAAACCCTGTACGTAACATTTTGAATGTTAAAAATATCAGTGCAAAAGCAGATTATAAAATCTATAATGCAGCAGGACAATTATTGTCTACAGGTTTGATTATGAATAATGCCATTGACGTAAGCAGTTTGATAAACGGTCTTTATATTATTGATATTGTAGATATAAAAGGATCTGTACAGAAAAAATTTCTTAAAGAATAAAAAATAAATAAAAAATATTGATTGAGCTGTATGTTACTGGTATGCAGCTCTAATCAAACTCTATTTTAATTCCATAATTATGAAAAAATTTCTACTAAGTTTTGTATTAGTTTTTATGACCTTAAGCTCTCTCTTTGCGCAGAGAGACACCGAACACTGGATTGCGCCGTTTCATTATACACAAGGATATACACAGTCTTTGTACTTATCTACTGATTCTCTGACACCATTTGTTGTTACAATATACAGCAACAATATCTCACTCGGAACAGTTACTATTAGTAAAGGTAGTCCGATGATTTTTGTTGTTCCAACAGCAAGGATATCCACAAACTTGGCTTCAGAAGTTTTTAATGTAATCGATAAAGGTTTGTATCTTCAGGCTACAAAACCATTCTATTGCACATTAAGAATGGTAAGCAGCACTACACACGCCGAAATTGTTACCAGTAAAGGCAAAGCCGGTATTGGAAAAGAATTTTATGTAGCCAATACCCCTTCTACTGCCACTTCTAATAATTTTACTGCTGGAGTTTTAGCAACAGAAAATAATACTGTAGTTACAGCAACTTGGACTGGGAGCGTTACCTTTATTGGAGGAACTCCCACAGGTAATACGCATACATTTACTTTAAACAAAGGTCAATCTTTTATTTTTGCAGGTATTGCAGCAGGTACAGCACCTTTTATGGGAGCAAAAATTGTATCCGATAAACCAATTACACTTACCAATGGAAATGTGAATGGTAATTTCGGAAATAGTACAGCTTCAGGATCTGATGCCATTTTAGATCAATCTGTACCGGTTGAAAGACTTGGAAGCACTTTTGCAATGGTAAGAACAAGGTCAACAACTGCCGATTTGGAAGGTGCTATCGTTATTGCTACTGAAAATAATACCCAGATATTTTTAAATGGCTCAACGACTCCGGTTGCAACAATAAATCAGGGACAATGGTATAGGATTTCTGGTGACAGCTATGTTGCTCAAGGAATTTCTGGTCATTACAATATGCTCGTAAGCAGTTCAAAAAATGTCTATTTATATCAATTAGTTTCAGTTGGTGACAGCAGTGCAACTTGTGGATTTAATTATATTCCTCCATTAAACTGTTTCCTGCCTAGAAAGATTGACGAAATTCCATTGATTAATGAAATGCCTCTTCCTAATCCTACTCCTTCAGGAACTTTAATCAAATTAAACATTTTAACAGAAGCAGGAGCAACCGTATTGGTTAACAATGTAGCTCCTACGGCGGCACAAGGTCCTTATCCTCTTATAGGAAATCCGGCATGGGTAACTTATGGAATAGAAGGTGTTACGGGTAACCTTACCATCAACTCTACGAAAGCGGTTACAGCAGGTATTAATGGTGGTTACAGCACATCGGGATACGGCGGTTATTTCGCGGGATTTTCGTCTATTCCAATCATCGCTAAGCAGACGGGTGACTGCGTTCCGGGAATTGTACTGGAAGTAGACGACAGCTACGAAACCTACCAATGGTATCTAAACGGAGGAGCTATCACAGGTGCTACATCCCACACTTATACGCCAACTACCGGAGGAAATTATACCGTAAAGGTAACCATGGGAACATGCCCTCCGGTAACAACTCCTGTGTATAAGGTATTTACGTGTCTGAAACAAACTACTCAATCAGTAAACATTTGTGGAAGTAAAGTGATCATACCTACATTCTCAAGTTCTACTCAGTCGCCGGTAACAAGCACTGTGACAATTGTTGCACAACCAACACATGGAACCGTTACTATTAATCCTTCAACAGGAGCAATTACTTATATTCCTCAGGCAGGATATTTGGGAGCAGATGCTATTATTTATAAATTCTGTGGTAACGCTCAGGAATTTGTAGATTGCGAACAGGTTACTTTAAATTTAAATTTAGTGCCATTTGTATTGACGGACAGAACCATTAAAGCTTGTCAATATGCCGGAAAAGGATATTTTGATTTAACTACTGCGAATGTTACAGACAATGCAGTACCGACAACTAAAAAATTCTATCCTACGTTAGCTGATCTTAATGCGAATACAAATCAGATTACCAATCCTACCAATTATTTTTCAGGAGCAGGAATTATACATGTAAGAGTGACAACTTCTGAAGGTTGTGTAGGAAATGCTAAAATCACCCTCGATTTTTTCCCTACTCCGGTAGTGAACGAGGCCACTTTAACGGTTTGCTTTATTGAAAACAATGAAACTAAAGGGACATTCAATTTAACTACTGCGGTAATTACGAATGAAACCCCTGTTACCAAAAAATATTATCCAACATTTACAGATGCAAGCAACGGAACCAACGAGATTATGAGCCCTATTCCTACGGTTTATATTTCAAGCAACAGTTCTGTATATGCAAGAGTATTTAATTCAAACGGATGTTATGCAATTGCTAAAATCAATCTTACAGTTACTCCTCCGAAAAGATCAACAGTATTAAAAGATCAATTTATCTGTATTGATGACAGAACTACGCTAGATGCAGGAGCAGGATTCCAATCTTATCTTTGGAGTACGGGAGCAACGACTCAAACTATTCAGGGAGTTCCTGTGGGTAGCTATTGGGTCACACTTCAGAATGAAGGATGTTATATCAAACAGTTTGTAAGTGTAAAAAAAGCTAACGAACCTGTTGTAACGTCTATCGAAATCTCTAACAACACTGCTACAATAAACGTGGAAGGAGGAACTGCACCATACAAATATGCAGTAGATACTCCTTCAAACTGGCAGAATTCTAATGTCTTTACCAATCTTACAAGAGGACAGCATACTTTCTATGTAAAAGATGCTTTAGACTGTACTCCAGTTTCAGTAGAATTGACGGTTCCGAACTTAGTGAATGCCATCACGCCAAACGGAGACAACGTGAACGATGTTTTAGATTACAGCGAATTAGCTTACAAAGGAAACTTAACATTTGTGATCTACGACAGATACGGAAATAAACTATTCACCGGAGACAAGTACAATAACTATAAATGGGACGGAAAATCCTCGGGAAAAGGAATTTTCACAGGTACCTACTGGTATCATATCAACTGGAACGAACCCAACGCTCAGAAAACACCTGTGAAATTCACCGGATGGATCCTGGTAAAAAACAGAGAGTAATTCTAGTGGCTAAAAAACCGCGGGTTTTTCAATCGTGGGTTTTTTAGTTTAAAAATAAACAACAAATAAACTTCTATTTTACGAAAGTGAAAATACTATGAAAAAGCATCTACTCATTATTCTATTAATGATTTTAAGCATCCCTATTAATGCTCAACGGGATACAGAGCATTGGATAGCACCGTATTACGCATCTACAGCCAATACAGCACAGGCACTGTATTTATCAACAGATTCCGTAACGCCTTTTGTTGTAACTGTTTACAGTAACAACATTGTACTGGGGACGGTGACAATAAGTAAAGGGAATCCGCAGACGTATGTGGTATCTAATGCAAATATTTCCGCGACAACCGCAAGCGAAGCTTTCGCAATAATTAATAAAGGTCTGTATCTGAATGGCGAAAAACCGTTTTACTGTACTTTAAGAATGGTCAACAGCACTCAGCATGCCGAAATTCTTACGAGTAAAGGTAAAGCAGGGATTGGGAAAGAATTTTATGTAGCTGCCACACCTTCACCTTTTACAAGTACGGGAAACAGTTTTACTGCAGGGGTTTTGGCAACGGAAAATGGCACCACCGTAACAGCAACCTGGAGCAATACCTTGCCGATTGCTTTTATTGGAGCAACTCCAGGTACAAATACTCATACATTTACTTTAAATAAAGGACAGTCTTTTGTTTTTGCAGGCTCAGGAAGTCCTGCAGCAAATATGCAGGCTTTTATTGGTGCCAGAATTGTTGCTGACAAACCCATCACGCTTACCAACGGAAACGTGACAGGAAATTTCGGAGCATCCAAT includes:
- a CDS encoding gliding motility-associated C-terminal domain-containing protein; the protein is MKKFLLSFVLVFMTLSSLFAQRDTEHWIAPFHYTQGYTQSLYLSTDSLTPFVVTIYSNNISLGTVTISKGSPMIFVVPTARISTNLASEVFNVIDKGLYLQATKPFYCTLRMVSSTTHAEIVTSKGKAGIGKEFYVANTPSTATSNNFTAGVLATENNTVVTATWTGSVTFIGGTPTGNTHTFTLNKGQSFIFAGIAAGTAPFMGAKIVSDKPITLTNGNVNGNFGNSTASGSDAILDQSVPVERLGSTFAMVRTRSTTADLEGAIVIATENNTQIFLNGSTTPVATINQGQWYRISGDSYVAQGISGHYNMLVSSSKNVYLYQLVSVGDSSATCGFNYIPPLNCFLPRKIDEIPLINEMPLPNPTPSGTLIKLNILTEAGATVLVNNVAPTAAQGPYPLIGNPAWVTYGIEGVTGNLTINSTKAVTAGINGGYSTSGYGGYFAGFSSIPIIAKQTGDCVPGIVLEVDDSYETYQWYLNGGAITGATSHTYTPTTGGNYTVKVTMGTCPPVTTPVYKVFTCLKQTTQSVNICGSKVIIPTFSSSTQSPVTSTVTIVAQPTHGTVTINPSTGAITYIPQAGYLGADAIIYKFCGNAQEFVDCEQVTLNLNLVPFVLTDRTIKACQYAGKGYFDLTTANVTDNAVPTTKKFYPTLADLNANTNQITNPTNYFSGAGIIHVRVTTSEGCVGNAKITLDFFPTPVVNEATLTVCFIENNETKGTFNLTTAVITNETPVTKKYYPTFTDASNGTNEIMSPIPTVYISSNSSVYARVFNSNGCYAIAKINLTVTPPKRSTVLKDQFICIDDRTTLDAGAGFQSYLWSTGATTQTIQGVPVGSYWVTLQNEGCYIKQFVSVKKANEPVVTSIEISNNTATINVEGGTAPYKYAVDTPSNWQNSNVFTNLTRGQHTFYVKDALDCTPVSVELTVPNLVNAITPNGDNVNDVLDYSELAYKGNLTFVIYDRYGNKLFTGDKYNNYKWDGKSSGKGIFTGTYWYHINWNEPNAQKTPVKFTGWILVKNRE
- a CDS encoding fibronectin type III domain-containing protein; translated protein: MNKFLLIIMVFLAFVAKVSAQCTAVPVPFSQSFSTGALPACWVNQNPTTTSTNANVKWKFTGSAGYGATNNGGRPAGTFAWVDASTPYTNEHNVELLSPQINLSGLTTPYVKFEWFKNHLTSLTGTVPNYEHNQLKLEINSGAGWVQIWAGNTNDPEWRTVGIPLAASYVGATIQLKFTVDKDVLGNGYLYDDVLLDEVQVIQAPTCFEPTTLPATNVTPNSGTINWTPPLSPAPAPAIGYEYYYTTTNTPPVAATTGTSTSGTTANLTPLVAGTTYYWWVRSVCSPTDKTPWVAGTPFTPGQIGGGSSTHAYLPVYSCSGFNYSQQIYTAAEVAGAVGTNTYITSVKFYVSTVGTTQANYNQWVVYMGNTAQSDFGSTTSWVPFSSLTQTYSGTLPAMTAGTWVTIPLTTPFLWDGTSNLVIAVDENVTGTSCTANWGSYSAGTNKGMLYYSTTTNPNPVNPPTATNRYSVIPMIQMTGTALAACVNTPPTNIAVGNVSATSANVSWTPVAGATYILRYRSLPGGAWTTVNLTTPLTNTYTIDNLLEFTQYEVEVATVCGTNTAGVFSAPVSFTTPGVSWCPHAAQYTSATYGWISNVTVNPVGSTSLNNTSLQSQYTDYSANPALALTLARNTQNNSISVGKTWTGTQYANYTNVWIDFDRNGIFDTSELVYTSGSNATSPVTGTFSVPAVTYNGPNSTRMRVVVSYAAAAGACSGNTYGEVEDYAVKFIDLQPCSTTAPLPTVSGMTSNTAYVSWIPTANATYRIRWRQQGTASWVQPTAPLGYLELPAGQSFYTITGLLEQTSYEVQIQAKCGTIWGAFGATVNFTTPSLTYCNMTGTGTNDYISNVKVTPVNFPLMDNTSLQTNYISYNSPATLINLEIGSSGNQLSVSKSWLTTTYADAVDVYIDWNRDGIFAATEKIMTSASSTTTPVTTTFSVPGTGVYTGPYTTTMRVILKRASASVMCVDPVNGEVEDYAVKLRPCSNATPTNVTINPITHNSATINWTAAANNNSFLLEYREVTNPVSAWTVINASALAGNPPVVINGLTPATTYEVRIAAVCGSGGAGAYTPIKIFTTRCDPTPPNVIISNVTSTSAIVTWNPIVPSATYIIRYRPVGSATWISVPAPALPANSITLTGLSSYVMYEVQVANICAGETTPNPWSNPQVFTTIRVCEILPPGLTITTLTPASAEVVWDAYTGTGATNQYILRYRKVGIPSWTTVMVNTNTYTITGLLELTKYEMQVANVCTGTPGNFTPPYYFTAPTVVYCTMTAANSATEFISKVTATPTGKPQMINITPASNYSDFTGTPSTLIEMIQGSNGNQITIDKTLSNGDKAGVAVWIDFNRNGYFDINERILADGSNTNPTASAAFSVPADAFVSMTDYKYVVMRVAMQKDGIPVNCTNFANGEVEDYTVRISKVPVINSLNQNDIMIYPNPVRNILNVKNISAKADYKIYNAAGQLLSTGLIMNNAIDVSSLINGLYIIDIVDIKGSVQKKFLKE